In a genomic window of Thermoproteus tenax Kra 1:
- a CDS encoding alpha-amylase family glycosyl hydrolase, producing MDCAIKRWAPDWYFGVVAEVEVCSQTSGRVYLVSSLTGGLEGGLPLSEINGKSCTKLRLPPGSYSFHLSVGGVKLDEVKCNLEPPGPLLHAPSPYYVGTFGDEVEVRVYAVEEPIICGERCGRPEPLARVGRSVLYKSIIRGPPYYIACCNTSIRVERVREFPRPRWAPLALYEVMPDRVKRRLDCRDLRRDFCGGTLRDIADMVEYIAELADAIYLHPIYPAMSYHRYDVLDHKDVDDILGGLEAYEELRARAKSVGLSIVLDVVLHHVGLKSRVFNRRELFFIRDEKLAQYAIDIARSLPRSQWAMFFRGSPPYETFMSVWTMPRLDYSKEEALQYAKSVLAFWSDRADGFRFDVAHGIPPWVWEKLLGDLRMSHYLLAEHTGDPTAYLGVHHGFTAYELYEALIDFFALDRISADDFASRIRRYLARVAPSQLRYMYTFIENHDTDRFCSLARDPRRAVMAYAFIFSMPGIPGVYAGGEHCAEGLAADHTNRRPLDDFKPAPALMSALTALYRLRRRYPQIAEGPVREVRGKGELLVVSNGPITLTILRRGGLIEIKTPEGFLDL from the coding sequence ATGGACTGCGCCATCAAGAGGTGGGCCCCCGACTGGTATTTCGGCGTCGTGGCCGAGGTCGAGGTGTGCTCGCAGACTTCGGGGAGAGTGTACCTTGTGTCCTCGCTCACGGGAGGTTTGGAGGGCGGTCTTCCCTTAAGCGAGATTAATGGTAAGTCGTGCACAAAGCTGCGGCTGCCGCCCGGCAGTTATTCGTTCCATCTTTCCGTCGGCGGCGTCAAGCTGGACGAAGTCAAATGCAATCTAGAGCCGCCAGGTCCACTGTTACATGCGCCGTCGCCATACTACGTAGGCACCTTTGGAGACGAGGTGGAGGTTCGCGTCTACGCTGTCGAGGAGCCGATCATCTGCGGCGAGCGTTGCGGAAGGCCTGAGCCGTTGGCGCGTGTTGGAAGAAGTGTACTCTACAAATCGATAATACGAGGCCCTCCGTACTACATTGCGTGTTGCAATACGTCAATAAGAGTTGAAAGAGTTAGGGAGTTTCCAAGACCTAGGTGGGCTCCGTTGGCCCTCTACGAGGTCATGCCCGATAGAGTCAAACGGCGTCTCGATTGTAGGGACTTGAGGCGAGACTTCTGCGGCGGGACTCTACGGGATATAGCTGATATGGTGGAGTATATAGCCGAGCTAGCCGACGCTATCTATCTGCATCCAATATATCCCGCAATGAGCTACCACCGATACGATGTTCTAGACCACAAGGACGTAGACGATATATTGGGAGGACTTGAGGCCTACGAGGAGCTCAGGGCGCGCGCTAAATCTGTGGGGTTATCCATAGTGCTTGATGTAGTCCTCCATCATGTGGGCCTCAAGTCCAGAGTCTTCAACAGAAGGGAATTGTTCTTCATAAGAGACGAGAAGCTTGCTCAATACGCCATAGATATCGCTCGGAGTCTGCCGAGATCCCAATGGGCGATGTTCTTCCGAGGATCTCCGCCGTATGAGACGTTTATGAGCGTGTGGACTATGCCCAGGTTGGACTATTCAAAGGAGGAGGCGCTGCAGTACGCCAAGTCGGTGTTAGCCTTCTGGAGCGATAGAGCCGACGGCTTTCGCTTCGACGTAGCTCATGGCATACCTCCCTGGGTCTGGGAGAAGCTCTTAGGCGACTTGAGGATGTCCCACTATCTTCTCGCCGAGCATACGGGCGATCCTACGGCGTATCTGGGCGTCCACCACGGCTTCACGGCCTATGAGTTATACGAGGCCCTTATCGACTTCTTTGCGCTTGATAGAATAAGCGCAGACGATTTCGCATCAAGGATAAGGCGCTATCTCGCGAGGGTGGCGCCCTCCCAACTACGCTATATGTACACCTTCATTGAAAACCACGACACAGATAGGTTCTGCTCTCTGGCGCGCGACCCGCGGAGAGCCGTGATGGCGTATGCATTCATATTCTCTATGCCCGGGATCCCGGGCGTCTACGCCGGCGGGGAGCACTGCGCCGAGGGACTTGCGGCGGATCACACTAACAGGAGGCCTCTGGACGACTTCAAGCCGGCCCCCGCGCTTATGAGCGCGTTGACGGCCCTTTATAGGCTCAGGAGAAGGTATCCGCAGATAGCTGAGGGGCCCGTGAGGGAAGTCCGCGGCAAGGGAGAGCTGCTCGTCGTAAGCAATGGGCCCATAACTCTGACTAT